In Pseudomonas putida, a genomic segment contains:
- a CDS encoding ABC transporter permease, with protein MPHTRQRRWYLPVGLIAALVLLPLSVLLLAWQSIDTQIWSHLLDTQMSRLLGNTLTLVLGVGVGVTLLGVSLAWLTSLCQFPGRRWLDWALMLPFAIPAYVLAFVFVGLLDFAGPVQSVLREAFGPLRLPRVRSTGGVIVVLVLVFYPYVYLLARTAFLAQGKGLMEAARVLGLSPLQAFWRVALPMARPAIGAGIALALMETLADFGAVAVFNFDTFTTAIYKTWYGFFSLSSAAQLASLLLLAVMLVLYGERRARGASHSTNERPRGQALYHLRGYKALLASGWCLLVFACAFVIPVLQLLVWCWQRGRHDLDERYLGLVMHTLYLGALAALLTVCVALLLAFARRQAPSGAIRAGVGIANLGYALPGSVLAVAIMLAFSYLDNHWVIPFSNWLGGAGKPLLLGSIGALLLAYLVRFIAVAYGPLENSLARVRPSLPEASRSLGVGGAKLFFKVYLPLLVPGALSAGLLVFVDVLKEMPATLLMRPFGWDTLAVRVFEMTSEGEWARASLPALTLVLVGLLPVIGLIRRSARRPGHSH; from the coding sequence TTGCCCCACACCCGCCAACGCCGCTGGTACCTGCCGGTCGGCCTGATCGCCGCCCTGGTGCTGCTCCCCCTGAGCGTGTTGCTGCTGGCCTGGCAGTCGATCGACACGCAGATCTGGTCGCACCTGCTCGACACCCAGATGAGCCGCCTGCTGGGCAATACGCTGACCCTGGTGCTAGGCGTAGGCGTCGGTGTCACCCTGCTTGGCGTGAGCCTGGCCTGGCTCACCAGCCTCTGCCAGTTCCCCGGCAGGCGCTGGCTCGACTGGGCGCTGATGCTGCCGTTCGCGATTCCGGCCTATGTGCTGGCGTTCGTCTTCGTCGGCCTGCTGGACTTCGCCGGGCCCGTGCAAAGCGTCTTGCGCGAGGCGTTCGGGCCCCTGCGCCTGCCACGGGTGCGCTCCACGGGCGGGGTCATCGTCGTGCTGGTGCTGGTGTTCTATCCCTACGTCTACCTGCTGGCACGTACCGCCTTCCTGGCCCAGGGCAAGGGCCTGATGGAAGCGGCGCGGGTGCTCGGCCTGTCGCCGCTGCAAGCGTTCTGGCGGGTGGCCCTGCCGATGGCGCGCCCGGCCATCGGTGCCGGCATCGCCCTGGCGCTGATGGAAACCCTGGCCGACTTCGGCGCGGTGGCGGTGTTCAACTTCGATACCTTCACCACGGCGATCTACAAGACCTGGTATGGCTTCTTCAGCCTCTCCAGCGCGGCGCAGCTGGCCAGTCTGCTGCTGCTGGCGGTGATGCTGGTGCTGTATGGCGAGCGGCGTGCCCGTGGTGCCAGCCACAGCACCAACGAGCGGCCGCGAGGGCAGGCGCTGTATCACCTGCGCGGCTACAAGGCGCTATTGGCCAGCGGTTGGTGCCTGCTGGTGTTCGCCTGTGCCTTCGTCATCCCAGTGCTGCAGTTGCTGGTGTGGTGCTGGCAGCGCGGCCGCCACGACCTGGACGAGCGTTACCTGGGGCTGGTCATGCATACCCTCTACCTGGGCGCCCTGGCGGCGCTGCTGACGGTGTGCGTGGCCTTGCTGCTGGCGTTCGCCCGGCGCCAGGCACCCAGCGGGGCGATCCGTGCCGGCGTGGGCATCGCCAACCTGGGTTACGCCTTGCCCGGCTCGGTGCTGGCGGTGGCGATCATGCTGGCCTTCAGTTACCTCGACAACCACTGGGTGATCCCCTTTTCAAACTGGCTGGGCGGCGCCGGCAAGCCACTGCTGCTGGGCAGCATCGGCGCCTTGCTGCTGGCCTATCTGGTGCGTTTCATCGCCGTGGCCTACGGGCCGCTGGAAAACAGCCTGGCGCGCGTCCGTCCGTCGCTGCCCGAGGCCTCGCGCAGCCTCGGCGTGGGTGGCGCGAAGCTGTTCTTCAAGGTCTACCTGCCGCTGCTGGTGCCGGGTGCGCTGAGTGCCGGGCTGCTGGTGTTCGTCGATGTCCTCAAGGAAATGCCGGCCACCTTGCTGATGCGCCCGTTCGGCTGGGACACCCTGGCGGTGCGGGTTTTCGAGATGACCAGCGAGGGTGAATGGGCGCGCGCCTCGCTGCCGGCGCTGACTCTGGTGCTGGTGGGCCTGCTACCGGTCATCGGGCTGATCCGCCGTTCCGCCAGGCGGCCCGGTCACAGTCACTAA
- the gcvP gene encoding aminomethyl-transferring glycine dehydrogenase codes for MSQSPSLHQLQALNPFLHRHLGPDTSEQQAMLSALGVASRSELIEQTVPPDIRINRPLDLPAALDEQAALAKLAGYAEQNQVWTSLIGMGYHATITPTVILRNVLENPGWYTAYTPYQPEIAQGRLEALLNFQQMVIDLTGLALANASLLDEATAAAEAMALAKRVAGNKSNAFFADEHCHPQTLSVLKTRAEGFGFELIVDSVDNLAKHSVFGALLQYPDTHGEVRDLRPLIDQVHAQQGLACVAADLLSLLVLAPPGELGADVVLGSTQRFGVPMGYGGPHAAYFACRDDYKRAMPGRIIGVSRDARGNTALRMALQTREQHIRREKANSNICTAQVLLANIAGFYAVYHGPEGLRRIAQRVHRLTFILAAGLQAKGIARLNQHFFDTLTLDVGGAQAAIIESAEAARINLRILGRGHLGVSLDETCNEQTVLRLFDIFLGVDHGLDIATLDQQALPEGIPAALVRRSAFLEHPVFNLHHSETEMLRYLKQLENKDLALNQSMIPLGSCTMKLNATSEMIPITWPGFALLHPFAPAAQTVGYQAMIDELERWLCAITGFDAICMQPNSGAQGEYAGLMAITRYHRSRHQPKRTLCLIPSSAHGTNPASAQMAGMEVVIVDCDEHGNVDLGDLKAKAQAAGERLSCLMVTYPSTHGVYEEGIREICEVVHQHGGQVYMDGANLNAQVGLARPADIGADVSHMNLHKTFCIPHGGGGPGMGPIGVRAHLTPFVASHPVVPVPGLDPNNSAVSAAPWGSASILPISWMYIAMMGPQLADASEVAILSANYLASQLGGAFPVLYRGRNLRVAHECILDLRPLKAQTGITEEDVAKRLMDYGFHAPTMSFPVPGTLMVEPTESESKAELDRFVEAMLAIREEIDLVQDGTWPAEDNPLKHAPHTLADVLAPWNRPYGLERGIAPSAHVRQHKYWPAVNRVDNVYGDRNLFCACVPVEAYR; via the coding sequence ATGTCCCAGTCGCCATCCCTGCATCAACTGCAAGCGCTCAACCCGTTTCTGCATCGCCACCTGGGGCCCGACACCTCGGAGCAGCAAGCCATGCTCAGCGCCCTGGGCGTCGCCAGTCGCAGTGAACTGATCGAGCAGACCGTCCCCCCTGATATCCGCATCAACCGCCCCCTCGACCTGCCTGCGGCGCTGGACGAACAGGCGGCCCTGGCCAAGCTTGCCGGCTATGCCGAGCAGAACCAGGTGTGGACCAGCCTGATCGGCATGGGTTACCACGCCACCATCACGCCCACGGTCATCCTGCGCAACGTACTGGAGAACCCCGGCTGGTACACCGCCTACACCCCCTACCAGCCGGAGATCGCCCAAGGCCGGCTGGAGGCGCTGCTGAATTTCCAGCAGATGGTCATCGACCTGACCGGCCTGGCCCTGGCCAATGCCTCGTTGCTCGACGAGGCCACCGCAGCCGCCGAGGCCATGGCCCTGGCCAAGCGCGTGGCGGGCAACAAGAGCAACGCCTTCTTCGCCGATGAGCACTGCCATCCGCAGACCCTGTCGGTGCTCAAGACCCGTGCCGAGGGCTTTGGCTTCGAGCTGATCGTCGACAGTGTCGACAATCTGGCCAAGCACTCGGTATTCGGCGCCTTGCTGCAATATCCCGATACCCACGGCGAAGTGCGCGACCTGCGTCCGCTGATCGACCAAGTGCACGCGCAGCAGGGACTGGCCTGTGTCGCTGCCGATTTGCTCAGTTTGCTGGTGCTGGCGCCTCCGGGTGAGCTGGGGGCCGACGTGGTGCTCGGCTCGACCCAGCGTTTTGGCGTGCCCATGGGCTACGGTGGGCCCCATGCGGCCTATTTCGCCTGCCGTGACGACTACAAGCGGGCCATGCCCGGGCGGATCATCGGGGTATCGCGTGACGCCCGTGGCAACACGGCCCTGCGCATGGCCCTGCAGACCCGCGAGCAGCACATCCGCCGCGAGAAGGCCAACTCCAACATTTGCACGGCGCAGGTGCTGCTGGCCAACATCGCCGGCTTCTATGCGGTCTATCATGGCCCCGAGGGGCTGCGGCGCATCGCCCAGCGCGTGCACCGCCTGACCTTCATCCTGGCCGCCGGCCTGCAGGCCAAGGGCATCGCACGGCTCAACCAGCACTTCTTCGACACCCTCACGCTCGATGTTGGCGGTGCCCAGGCTGCGATCATCGAGAGCGCCGAGGCGGCGCGGATCAACCTGCGTATCCTCGGCCGGGGCCATCTGGGCGTGAGCCTCGACGAGACCTGCAACGAACAGACCGTGCTGCGCTTGTTCGACATCTTCCTCGGGGTCGACCATGGGCTGGACATCGCCACCCTCGACCAGCAAGCCCTGCCCGAGGGTATTCCGGCCGCGCTGGTGCGGCGCTCGGCGTTTCTCGAGCATCCGGTCTTCAACCTGCACCACAGCGAAACCGAGATGCTGCGCTACCTCAAGCAGCTGGAGAACAAGGACCTGGCGCTGAACCAGTCGATGATCCCGCTTGGCTCCTGCACCATGAAACTCAACGCCACCAGCGAGATGATCCCCATCACCTGGCCCGGCTTCGCCCTGCTGCATCCATTTGCGCCTGCCGCCCAGACCGTGGGCTACCAGGCGATGATCGACGAACTGGAGCGTTGGCTGTGCGCCATCACCGGCTTCGACGCCATCTGCATGCAGCCCAACTCGGGCGCGCAGGGCGAATACGCCGGGCTCATGGCGATCACCCGCTACCACCGCAGCCGTCATCAGCCCAAGCGCACGTTGTGCCTGATCCCATCCTCGGCGCACGGCACCAACCCGGCTTCGGCGCAAATGGCCGGCATGGAGGTGGTGATCGTCGACTGCGACGAGCACGGCAACGTCGACCTCGGCGATCTCAAGGCCAAGGCGCAGGCCGCAGGCGAGCGGTTATCCTGCCTGATGGTGACCTACCCCTCCACCCATGGGGTGTACGAGGAAGGCATCCGGGAAATCTGCGAGGTGGTGCACCAGCACGGCGGGCAGGTGTACATGGACGGGGCCAACCTCAATGCCCAGGTCGGCCTGGCGCGGCCGGCGGACATCGGCGCCGATGTTTCGCACATGAACCTGCACAAGACGTTCTGCATTCCCCATGGCGGGGGCGGCCCGGGCATGGGCCCGATTGGCGTGCGCGCGCACCTCACGCCCTTCGTCGCCAGTCACCCGGTGGTGCCGGTGCCTGGGCTGGACCCGAACAACAGCGCGGTCAGCGCCGCGCCCTGGGGCAGCGCCAGCATCCTGCCGATCAGCTGGATGTACATCGCCATGATGGGGCCGCAACTGGCCGATGCCAGCGAGGTGGCGATCCTTTCGGCGAACTATCTGGCCAGCCAGTTGGGCGGCGCCTTCCCGGTGCTTTACCGCGGGCGTAACCTGCGCGTGGCCCACGAATGCATCCTCGATCTGCGCCCGCTGAAGGCGCAGACCGGCATCACCGAGGAGGACGTGGCCAAGCGCCTGATGGACTATGGCTTCCATGCGCCGACCATGTCGTTCCCGGTGCCGGGCACCTTGATGGTGGAGCCGACCGAGAGCGAGTCGAAGGCCGAGCTGGACCGCTTCGTCGAGGCGATGCTGGCGATTCGCGAGGAGATCGATCTGGTGCAGGACGGCACCTGGCCGGCCGAGGACAACCCCCTCAAGCACGCGCCGCACACCCTGGCCGATGTGCTGGCGCCGTGGAATCGGCCGTATGGCCTGGAGCGCGGCATCGCGCCCAGTGCCCACGTGCGCCAGCACAAGTATTGGCCAGCGGTGAACCGGGTCGACAACGTGTATGGCGATCGTAATCTGTTTTGCGCGTGTGTGCCGGTGGAGGCGTATCGCTGA
- a CDS encoding DUF4442 domain-containing protein — translation MSNPRRLARRARMLRWLLNLYPPYLGAGIRIQHIGADMRTARVRMKLARWNRNYVGTQFGGSLYSMVDPFYMLLLMEQLGRDYIVWDKAASIDFIAPGKGPVYAEFHVDDALLDEIRQQTANGKKYLPRLQVDIRDGAGELVARVDKTLYVRLKPQARQA, via the coding sequence ATGAGCAACCCACGCCGGCTGGCGCGCCGGGCCCGCATGCTGCGGTGGCTGCTGAACCTCTATCCGCCGTACCTGGGCGCGGGCATCCGCATCCAGCACATCGGTGCCGACATGCGCACCGCCAGGGTTCGCATGAAGCTTGCGCGCTGGAACCGCAACTACGTCGGCACCCAGTTCGGCGGCAGCCTGTATTCGATGGTCGACCCGTTCTACATGCTGTTGCTGATGGAGCAACTGGGCCGCGACTACATCGTCTGGGACAAGGCCGCGAGCATCGACTTCATCGCCCCGGGCAAGGGCCCGGTGTATGCCGAGTTCCACGTCGACGATGCCTTGCTCGACGAGATCCGCCAGCAGACCGCCAATGGCAAGAAGTACCTGCCGCGATTGCAGGTGGATATCCGCGACGGTGCCGGCGAGCTGGTGGCGCGGGTCGATAAAACCCTATACGTGCGGCTCAAGCCGCAAGCGAGGCAGGCGTAA
- a CDS encoding extracellular solute-binding protein, producing the protein MLPRKPLLAALALTLFGGAAQAADEVVVYSSRIDELIKPVFDAYTAKTGVKIKFITDKEAPLMQRIKAEGENGVADLLLTVDAGNLWQAEQMGILQPIKSSVIDQNIPPQYRASSHDWTGLSLRARTIIYATDRVKPEELSTYEALADKQWEGRLCLRTAKKVYNQSLTATLIETHGEAKAEQIVKGWVNNLSTDVFSDDNAVIQAVEAGQCDVGVVNTYYYGRLHKANPKLAVKIFWPNQNDRGVHVNLSGIGLTKHAPHPQAAKALVEWMTGEEAQKLFADINQEFPANPKVKPSDEVAAWGSFKADSIPVEIAGKRQAEAIRLMDRAGWN; encoded by the coding sequence ATGTTGCCACGCAAGCCCCTACTGGCCGCCCTGGCCCTGACCCTGTTCGGTGGCGCCGCCCAGGCAGCTGACGAAGTGGTGGTGTACTCCTCGCGCATCGACGAGCTGATCAAGCCGGTGTTCGATGCCTATACCGCCAAGACCGGGGTCAAGATCAAGTTCATCACCGACAAGGAAGCGCCGCTGATGCAGCGCATCAAGGCCGAGGGTGAGAACGGCGTGGCCGACCTGTTGCTGACCGTCGATGCCGGCAACCTCTGGCAGGCCGAGCAGATGGGTATCCTGCAGCCGATCAAGTCGAGCGTCATCGACCAGAACATCCCGCCACAGTACCGCGCCTCGTCCCATGACTGGACCGGCCTTAGCCTGCGCGCCCGGACCATCATCTACGCCACCGATCGGGTCAAGCCCGAAGAGCTGAGCACATACGAAGCCCTGGCCGACAAGCAATGGGAAGGCCGCCTGTGCCTGCGCACGGCGAAGAAGGTCTACAACCAGTCGCTGACCGCCACCCTGATCGAGACCCACGGCGAGGCCAAGGCCGAGCAGATCGTCAAGGGCTGGGTCAACAACCTGTCCACCGACGTGTTCTCCGACGACAACGCCGTGATCCAGGCCGTCGAGGCTGGCCAGTGCGATGTCGGTGTGGTCAACACCTACTACTACGGGCGCCTGCACAAGGCCAACCCGAAGCTGGCGGTGAAAATCTTCTGGCCCAACCAGAACGACCGTGGCGTGCACGTCAATTTGTCGGGTATCGGCCTGACCAAGCATGCCCCGCATCCGCAGGCGGCCAAGGCGCTGGTCGAGTGGATGACGGGCGAGGAGGCGCAAAAGCTGTTCGCCGACATCAACCAGGAATTTCCGGCCAACCCGAAGGTGAAGCCTTCGGACGAGGTCGCGGCCTGGGGTAGCTTCAAGGCCGACAGCATTCCAGTGGAAATCGCCGGCAAGCGCCAGGCCGAGGCCATTCGCCTGATGGACCGGGCTGGCTGGAACTGA
- a CDS encoding GspE/PulE family protein, giving the protein MNNPHTHALDLRRVLDALLADRRLDAGDTLQVLEHAADRATVHPLEAIAAVGLEDRRQPGQPLDLERLCQWLASKVGQPYLRIDPLRLDLALVGGLMSPAFAQRHGILAVATDAEGVTIASAQPYQDDWQADLSRSLGKPIRRVLASPVQLRELAQSLLRLAHSVQGAQHQQPTGLGELEQLLELGRRQADASADDAHIVHIVDWLLQYAIDQRASDIHLEPRRDQGHLRYRIDGLLHTVYRFPASVTLALISRLKHLARMDVAEKRRPQDGRVKSRLPGGGEVELRLSSLPMPFGEKLVLRLFDARQPLQGFTQLGLEGAQLAQWQALLARRQGIILVTGPTGSGKTSTLYTSLRQLATPQVNLCTIEDPIERLEPSFNQMQVQPALDLGFANGVRALLRQDPDIIMIGEIRDRETAQVAVQAALTGHLVLSTLHTQDACSAVIRLQELGVADYLIKATLAGVMAQRLVRMLCASCQGCSATTDGQACRACRGTGFQGRTGLFEILVVSDGLRALLGPSTDLAGLRTQARAEGLVDLRACGEAKVACGATCESEVMRVCG; this is encoded by the coding sequence ATGAACAACCCCCACACCCATGCACTCGACCTGCGTCGCGTGCTCGACGCCCTGCTGGCCGACCGACGACTCGATGCCGGTGACACGCTGCAGGTACTGGAACACGCCGCCGACCGGGCCACCGTTCACCCGCTGGAAGCCATTGCCGCCGTTGGCCTGGAAGACCGCCGACAGCCCGGCCAGCCTCTGGACCTGGAGCGCCTCTGCCAATGGCTGGCGAGCAAGGTTGGCCAACCCTACCTGCGCATCGACCCGCTGCGCCTGGACCTAGCCCTGGTCGGTGGCCTGATGTCACCAGCATTCGCCCAACGCCATGGCATTCTCGCCGTTGCCACCGACGCCGAAGGCGTCACCATCGCCAGCGCGCAGCCCTACCAGGACGATTGGCAGGCCGACCTTTCGCGCAGCCTCGGCAAGCCGATCCGCCGGGTCCTGGCAAGCCCGGTACAACTGCGCGAACTGGCGCAATCGCTGCTGCGCCTGGCTCACTCGGTGCAAGGTGCCCAGCACCAGCAACCGACCGGTCTGGGCGAACTGGAACAACTGCTGGAGCTGGGCAGGCGCCAGGCCGATGCCAGCGCCGACGATGCCCATATCGTGCACATCGTCGACTGGCTGCTGCAGTACGCCATCGATCAGCGCGCCAGCGATATCCACCTGGAGCCGCGCCGCGACCAAGGTCACCTGCGCTATCGCATCGACGGGCTGCTGCACACGGTTTACCGGTTTCCGGCCAGCGTCACCCTGGCCCTGATCAGCCGCCTCAAGCACCTGGCACGTATGGACGTGGCGGAAAAACGCAGGCCGCAGGATGGCCGGGTGAAGAGCCGCCTGCCCGGCGGCGGCGAAGTCGAACTGCGCCTGTCCAGCCTGCCCATGCCCTTTGGCGAAAAGCTCGTGCTGCGCCTGTTCGATGCCCGACAACCCCTGCAGGGGTTCACCCAGCTGGGGCTCGAAGGCGCGCAACTGGCGCAGTGGCAGGCGCTGCTGGCGCGGCGCCAGGGCATCATCCTGGTCACCGGCCCGACCGGCTCGGGCAAGACCAGCACGCTGTACACCAGCCTCCGGCAACTGGCCACCCCACAGGTCAACCTGTGCACCATCGAAGATCCCATCGAGCGCCTCGAACCGAGCTTCAACCAGATGCAGGTCCAGCCCGCCCTGGACCTCGGCTTCGCCAACGGCGTGCGCGCCCTGCTGCGCCAGGACCCGGACATCATCATGATCGGCGAAATTCGCGACCGTGAAACTGCCCAGGTCGCGGTGCAGGCAGCACTGACCGGGCACCTGGTGCTGTCGACGCTGCACACCCAGGATGCCTGCAGCGCGGTCATCCGCCTGCAGGAGCTGGGCGTTGCCGACTACCTGATCAAGGCCACGCTTGCTGGCGTCATGGCCCAGCGCCTGGTGCGCATGCTGTGCGCCAGCTGTCAGGGCTGCTCGGCCACGACCGACGGCCAGGCCTGCCGTGCTTGCCGTGGTACCGGGTTCCAGGGCCGCACTGGGCTGTTCGAAATACTCGTGGTGAGCGATGGGCTACGGGCGCTGCTCGGCCCAAGCACCGACCTCGCCGGTTTGCGCACGCAGGCCAGGGCCGAAGGGCTGGTCGACCTGCGTGCCTGCGGGGAAGCCAAGGTGGCCTGCGGGGCGACGTGCGAAAGCGAGGTCATGCGGGTCTGTGGGTGA
- the gcvH gene encoding glycine cleavage system protein GcvH, which produces MSNIPADLRFAESHEWARLEADGTVTVGISDHAQEALGDVVFVELAEVGKVFAAGDTAGVVESVKAASDIYSPVAGEVIAVNEELAESPELLNEAPYEAWIFKLKPSDKAEQEKLLDAAGYKAAIGE; this is translated from the coding sequence ATGAGCAATATCCCCGCCGACCTGCGTTTTGCCGAAAGCCATGAATGGGCACGCCTGGAAGCCGACGGCACGGTGACCGTGGGCATCAGCGACCACGCCCAGGAGGCACTGGGTGACGTGGTGTTCGTCGAGCTGGCCGAGGTCGGCAAGGTGTTTGCCGCTGGCGATACAGCAGGCGTGGTCGAGTCGGTCAAGGCCGCTTCGGACATCTACTCGCCGGTTGCCGGTGAAGTGATCGCCGTGAACGAAGAGCTGGCCGAAAGCCCGGAGCTGCTCAACGAAGCGCCCTATGAGGCGTGGATCTTCAAGCTCAAGCCAAGCGACAAGGCTGAGCAGGAAAAGCTGCTCGATGCCGCAGGTTACAAAGCTGCCATCGGCGAGTGA
- the gcvT gene encoding glycine cleavage system aminomethyltransferase GcvT — protein MGQRTLLYDLHLALGAKTVDFGGWDMPLHYGSQVEEHHQVRSDCGVFDVSHMTVIDVTGSDARAWLQRLLANDVARLDDVGQALYSPLLNEHGGVIDDLIAYSTETGYRLVTNAATREKVLAWLGGQREGFEVDVQVRPDLAILAIQGPQAHDKVAALLSASRAALIRELRPFEGVSEGDWFIARTGYTGEDGLEIILPGAEAVGFFNDLVGAGIAPSGLGARDTLRLEAGMNLYGQDIDETHTPLTSNLGWCIAWEPAERDFIGRAALLAEIEQGVQSKLVGLVLEERGVLRAHQVVRVAGIGEGEITSGSFSPTLSKSIALARVPMATGDRAEVEIRGKWYPVRVVKPTFVRHGKILI, from the coding sequence ATGGGACAGCGCACGCTATTGTATGACCTGCACCTGGCACTCGGCGCCAAGACCGTCGACTTCGGTGGCTGGGACATGCCCCTGCACTATGGCTCGCAGGTCGAGGAGCACCATCAGGTGCGCAGCGATTGTGGCGTCTTCGATGTCTCCCACATGACCGTCATCGATGTCACCGGCAGCGACGCCCGTGCCTGGCTACAGCGTCTGCTGGCCAACGATGTCGCGCGGCTCGACGACGTCGGCCAGGCCCTGTACAGCCCATTGCTCAACGAGCACGGTGGGGTCATCGACGATCTGATCGCCTACAGCACCGAAACCGGCTACCGCCTGGTGACCAATGCCGCGACTCGGGAAAAGGTCCTGGCCTGGCTGGGCGGGCAACGCGAAGGCTTCGAGGTGGACGTCCAGGTCCGCCCGGATCTGGCGATCCTCGCCATCCAGGGCCCTCAGGCCCACGACAAGGTCGCGGCATTGCTCAGCGCCTCGCGCGCCGCGCTGATCCGTGAGCTGCGTCCGTTCGAAGGCGTCAGCGAAGGCGACTGGTTCATCGCCCGCACCGGCTACACCGGTGAGGATGGCCTGGAGATCATCCTCCCGGGCGCCGAGGCGGTGGGCTTCTTCAACGACCTGGTGGGCGCCGGTATCGCCCCCAGCGGCCTGGGTGCGCGTGACACGCTGCGCCTGGAGGCTGGCATGAACCTCTACGGACAGGACATCGACGAGACCCACACCCCGCTGACCTCCAACCTGGGCTGGTGCATCGCCTGGGAGCCGGCCGAGCGCGACTTCATCGGCCGCGCCGCGCTGCTGGCGGAAATCGAGCAGGGCGTGCAGAGCAAATTGGTCGGCCTGGTGCTGGAGGAACGTGGCGTATTGCGCGCCCATCAGGTAGTTCGTGTCGCCGGGATTGGCGAAGGAGAGATCACCAGTGGTAGTTTCTCGCCTACGCTGAGCAAATCCATTGCCCTGGCGCGCGTACCCATGGCCACGGGCGACCGGGCCGAGGTCGAAATACGCGGCAAGTGGTACCCGGTGCGGGTGGTCAAGCCGACCTTCGTGCGCCACGGCAAGATTCTGATCTGA
- a CDS encoding 2-octaprenyl-3-methyl-6-methoxy-1,4-benzoquinol hydroxylase — protein sequence MRADLLIVGAGMVGSALALALRHSGLEIFLLDGGPLAVKPFDAQAPFEPRVSALSAASQRILERLGAWEGIVQRRCSPYSDMQVWDGSGTGQIHFSATSVHAQVLGHIVENRVVQDGLLERLHDSDVGLLANARVEQLRRSGDEWLLTLADGRRLRAPLVVAADGANSAVRRLAGCETREWDYLHHAIVTSVRCSAPHQGTAWQRFTDEGPLAFLPLSRDGLQDWCSIVWSTTPEHAEQVMATDDATFRTALERAFEGRLGQVLEADPRVSVPLRQRHAKRYVDEGLVLIGDAAHTIHPLAGQGVNLGFLDAAVLAEVLVNACERGERLADVKVLSRYERRRMPHNLALMAAMEGFERLFQANPLPLRWLRNSGLKLVQQMPEAKALFVRQALGLSGDLPELAKV from the coding sequence ATGCGCGCAGATCTGTTGATTGTCGGTGCCGGTATGGTCGGCAGCGCCCTGGCCCTGGCCTTGCGCCACAGTGGGCTGGAAATCTTCCTGCTCGACGGCGGCCCGTTGGCGGTCAAGCCGTTCGACGCCCAGGCGCCGTTCGAGCCGCGGGTCAGCGCCTTGTCGGCGGCCAGCCAGCGCATCCTCGAGCGCCTTGGCGCCTGGGAGGGCATCGTCCAACGGCGCTGTTCGCCGTATTCGGACATGCAGGTCTGGGATGGCAGCGGCACCGGGCAGATTCACTTTTCCGCCACCAGTGTGCATGCCCAGGTGCTCGGCCATATCGTCGAGAACCGCGTGGTCCAGGACGGCCTGCTCGAGCGCCTGCACGACAGCGATGTCGGCCTGCTGGCCAACGCCCGCGTCGAGCAACTGCGCCGCTCGGGTGACGAGTGGCTGCTGACCCTGGCCGATGGCCGGCGCCTGCGCGCGCCGCTGGTGGTGGCCGCCGACGGCGCCAACTCGGCGGTACGACGCCTGGCCGGCTGCGAGACCCGCGAGTGGGACTATCTGCACCATGCCATCGTCACCAGCGTGCGCTGCAGCGCGCCGCACCAGGGCACGGCCTGGCAGCGCTTCACCGACGAGGGGCCGCTGGCGTTCCTGCCGCTGTCGCGCGATGGCCTGCAGGACTGGTGCTCGATCGTCTGGTCGACGACGCCCGAGCACGCCGAGCAGGTCATGGCGACGGACGACGCGACCTTCCGTACGGCCCTGGAGCGAGCCTTCGAGGGGCGCCTGGGTCAGGTGCTGGAGGCCGATCCGCGGGTCAGCGTGCCGTTGCGCCAGCGCCACGCCAAGCGCTACGTGGACGAAGGCCTGGTGCTGATCGGCGATGCCGCGCACACCATCCACCCGTTGGCTGGGCAGGGCGTCAACCTGGGCTTTCTCGATGCCGCGGTGCTGGCCGAGGTGCTGGTCAATGCCTGTGAGCGGGGCGAGCGGCTGGCGGATGTGAAGGTGCTCAGCCGTTATGAGCGCAGGCGCATGCCGCACAACCTGGCGTTGATGGCGGCGATGGAGGGCTTCGAGCGGTTGTTCCAGGCCAATCCGCTGCCGCTGCGCTGGTTGCGCAACAGTGGGTTGAAGCTGGTGCAGCAGATGCCCGAGGCCAAGGCGTTGTTCGTGCGCCAGGCGCTGGGGCTTTCCGGGGATTTGCCGGAATTGGCCAAGGTTTGA
- a CDS encoding DUF2388 domain-containing protein: MRLKTLVAAAALASLPLGSAVADTFWRNIMTSGATTATSYITSRDHKLVMAAQDDAGSFVASDGEIRGPFLEAAIRQVRAEQPDLQASDMELANAILAKNARAD, encoded by the coding sequence ATGCGTCTCAAAACCCTCGTTGCAGCCGCCGCCCTGGCCTCCCTGCCACTTGGCTCCGCCGTTGCCGACACCTTTTGGCGCAATATCATGACATCCGGTGCAACCACCGCAACGTCCTACATCACCTCGCGCGATCACAAGCTGGTAATGGCAGCCCAGGACGATGCCGGCAGCTTCGTCGCCAGCGACGGTGAGATCCGCGGCCCGTTCCTCGAGGCTGCCATTCGCCAGGTGCGCGCCGAACAACCCGATCTGCAAGCCAGCGACATGGAACTGGCCAACGCCATCCTGGCCAAGAACGCACGAGCCGATTAA